One segment of Neodiprion fabricii isolate iyNeoFabr1 chromosome 1, iyNeoFabr1.1, whole genome shotgun sequence DNA contains the following:
- the LOC124177034 gene encoding carbohydrate-responsive element-binding protein isoform X1 produces MNGHVVESTCQLSDFMKAGVMSASERDAGFCSGGDEDDMSGLHSPSASEDSVEVQVTPISLRNKRKLAEPRKIQEPCTAPLKKRRFEQVEEVASVGDEESRPATCSSPSPFRPWSTTTGKSGDPKPQTVPERPPPTDEETRRRHEARFQEEVLLRLREDDIPFASSPPLGHHRKHEVLQRFEPPPPPPAPAVLPHPRLQDEPLALVLRGEAPRVPSHPGVSGSFERVGYPLEHVIQHPNDGQARSQSGQQRNYKNMTRERRIEANARERTRVHTISAAFDTLRRAIPAYSHNQKLSKLSVLRIACSYIMTLSKIANTPEGDGATSPALGACVDLVSRTIQTEGKLRKKKDE; encoded by the coding sequence CTGGCGTGATGTCCGCATCGGAGAGGGACGCTGGTTTCTGCAGCGGAGGTGACGAGGATGACATGTCGGGTCTGCACTCGCCGAGTGCCTCGGAGGACAGCGTCGAGGTCCAGGTGACACCGATATCGCTTAGGAACAAGCGAAAGCTCGCTGAGCCGAGAAAAATCCAGGAACCTTGTACAGCGCCGTTGAAGAAACGGCGTTTCGAGCAGGTCGAGGAGGTCGCCTCGGTCGGCGACGAGGAGTCGAGGCCAGCGACGTGCTCGTCGCCGTCGCCCTTCCGGCCATGGAGCACGACTACGGGGAAAAGCGGGGATCCGAAGCCGCAGACCGTCCCGGAAAGGCCGCCACCGACCGACGAAGAGACGCGGAGAAGGCACGAGGCCCGGTTCCAGGAGGAGGTCCTCCTCAGGCTCCGGGAGGACGACATCCCCTTCGCCTCCTCACCGCCCCTCGGCCACCACCGCAAGCACGAGGTCCTTCAGAGGTTCGAACCACCCCCGCCGCCTCCGGCACCCGCGGTCCTTCCGCACCCTCGGCTGCAGGACGAACCACTGGCGCTTGTCCTGCGCGGTGAGGCGCCACGTGTCCCGTCGCATCCTGGGGTCAGCGGGAGCTTCGAGAGGGTAGGATATCCCCTGGAACACGTTATTCAACACCCTAACGACGGCCAGGCGAGGTCGCAGAGCGGCCAGCAGCGGAACTACAAGAACATGACCCGGGAGCGCAGGATAGAGGCGAACGCCAGAGAGCGGACCAGGGTTCACACCATCAGCGCGGCATTCGACACCCTCAGACGCGCCATTCCCGCATATTCGCATAATCAGAAATTGTCAAAGCTCTCTGTCCTCAGGATCGCCTGCAGCTACATCATGACACTTAGCAAGATCGCGAACACTCCGGAGGGTGATGGCGCCACCAGTCCTGCCCTCGGCGCATGCGTAGATCTTGTTTCGCGCACCATTCAGACGGAGGGAAaattgaggaagaaaaaggatgAGTAG
- the LOC124177034 gene encoding carbohydrate-responsive element-binding protein isoform X2, which produces MSASERDAGFCSGGDEDDMSGLHSPSASEDSVEVQVTPISLRNKRKLAEPRKIQEPCTAPLKKRRFEQVEEVASVGDEESRPATCSSPSPFRPWSTTTGKSGDPKPQTVPERPPPTDEETRRRHEARFQEEVLLRLREDDIPFASSPPLGHHRKHEVLQRFEPPPPPPAPAVLPHPRLQDEPLALVLRGEAPRVPSHPGVSGSFERVGYPLEHVIQHPNDGQARSQSGQQRNYKNMTRERRIEANARERTRVHTISAAFDTLRRAIPAYSHNQKLSKLSVLRIACSYIMTLSKIANTPEGDGATSPALGACVDLVSRTIQTEGKLRKKKDE; this is translated from the coding sequence ATGTCCGCATCGGAGAGGGACGCTGGTTTCTGCAGCGGAGGTGACGAGGATGACATGTCGGGTCTGCACTCGCCGAGTGCCTCGGAGGACAGCGTCGAGGTCCAGGTGACACCGATATCGCTTAGGAACAAGCGAAAGCTCGCTGAGCCGAGAAAAATCCAGGAACCTTGTACAGCGCCGTTGAAGAAACGGCGTTTCGAGCAGGTCGAGGAGGTCGCCTCGGTCGGCGACGAGGAGTCGAGGCCAGCGACGTGCTCGTCGCCGTCGCCCTTCCGGCCATGGAGCACGACTACGGGGAAAAGCGGGGATCCGAAGCCGCAGACCGTCCCGGAAAGGCCGCCACCGACCGACGAAGAGACGCGGAGAAGGCACGAGGCCCGGTTCCAGGAGGAGGTCCTCCTCAGGCTCCGGGAGGACGACATCCCCTTCGCCTCCTCACCGCCCCTCGGCCACCACCGCAAGCACGAGGTCCTTCAGAGGTTCGAACCACCCCCGCCGCCTCCGGCACCCGCGGTCCTTCCGCACCCTCGGCTGCAGGACGAACCACTGGCGCTTGTCCTGCGCGGTGAGGCGCCACGTGTCCCGTCGCATCCTGGGGTCAGCGGGAGCTTCGAGAGGGTAGGATATCCCCTGGAACACGTTATTCAACACCCTAACGACGGCCAGGCGAGGTCGCAGAGCGGCCAGCAGCGGAACTACAAGAACATGACCCGGGAGCGCAGGATAGAGGCGAACGCCAGAGAGCGGACCAGGGTTCACACCATCAGCGCGGCATTCGACACCCTCAGACGCGCCATTCCCGCATATTCGCATAATCAGAAATTGTCAAAGCTCTCTGTCCTCAGGATCGCCTGCAGCTACATCATGACACTTAGCAAGATCGCGAACACTCCGGAGGGTGATGGCGCCACCAGTCCTGCCCTCGGCGCATGCGTAGATCTTGTTTCGCGCACCATTCAGACGGAGGGAAaattgaggaagaaaaaggatgAGTAG